The stretch of DNA CCAGGCCTCCCAGGGCGTTCTCGCAGCCCCTCCGGCGCCCCGATGGAGCGCAGTTCCCCTCCCCAGCCGCCCAGCGCCGCCTGGGccccaggaggaggaggaggccgaCGCCTGCCCCCGACGGGGCGTGCACGGCCCGGGGCGGGAGCAGCGGCGGCGGGGGGCGACTGCAGTCCAGGGTCGCCCCGAGCCGCGGCCCCCGCCGAGCTCAGCCCGGGCCGGGCTCCGGACCCGCGTCTTCCAGGCCGTTGGCCAGGCCCGGCGAGCCCCCCGAGTCCCGGCAGCCGCTCTCCACGGAGCTCTCGCTGCCCGTGCTCTCGCCCGACAGCCGCCGGGTGAGGCGCAGGTCGGCCCGCAGGCTGCGCGCGTCGTGGCCGATGCTGAGCTGGCCGAGCTGGCCGAGGAGTCCGGAGAGCTCCGGCCGCCCCGGGTCCGAGGGGCCGTCCGTGTCCGTGTCCGTGTCGGTGTCGGTGTCCGCGTCCGCGTCCGTGTCTCCGTCCAGGGCCGGCTCGTCCTGATCCCGGTCCAGGTCCCAGGCCCGGGCCCGCTCCCAGTCCTGCTCCCGGCCCCCGGCGTCGGGGCTCGGCGGCTCCGGGCCCTGCTGCTCCCGCTGCTCGCCCAGCGGGTCCTCGGTGATGGGGCCCAGCTTGGGCGCGCCGCGGCTGCGCTCGACGGGCGGCTTGTAGCAGCCGGGCCCGGGCCGCAGCAGGCGGCGCAGCGGCGGGGGAGGCGCGCCGGGACCCCCGGCCGGCCGCTGCTGGTGGCGCGCGTCGTCGCGCCGCTTGAGCCGCTTGAACTCGGCCAGGGCGGCGGCCGACGTCTGGTACAGCAGCAGCGCCATGGCCTGCGCCTGGGCGGCCCGCGAGGCCAGCACGGCGTGGCAGCGCAGCATCACGGCCTTGTGCTTCAGCTCGTGCCGGTAGACCCAGGCGAAGACGCGGGGCAGGCGCGGGGCGGCCGCGCCGCAGGTGACGCGGTGCAGCAGGTAGAGGTGGCCGGGCCGCGGCGGGGCCGCGCCGTCGGCGGGCACCAGGCGCACGCCCTGCGCGCTGATGCTCAGCCGCATCTTGGTGCCCTGGCGGCCCGCCTGGCTCTTGGCCCAGATCTTGCCCACCGCCAGGTCGGTGCAGCCCTCGCCGCGCGCCTGCAGCGTGCTGGCGTTGCCCAGGTAGAGCACCCCGTAGCTGGGCGCCTCGCGGCTGATCTGCACCTTCTTGCGCCGCGAGCGGAACATGCTGCCCACCCGCGCCAGCGCGCTCTCGGGGCACGCCCGGGCCAGCGAGGTCAGCGCCGAGTAGCGGAGGCTCCCCGCGTAGCCCTTGGCCTTGGCCGCCCGCCCGGGGTCCTCCGCGATCAGCTCCACTTTGCTCCTCTTCCAGGGCAGCATCGCCCCGCGCTCCGCGGCCGGGGGGTGGGGGGCGCAGGGCCCGGGGGAGGGGGCCGGGGAGGACGCCGGCGGCGGGGCCCCCCCTCTAGCGCATCTCGGTCCTCACCGCCCAAAGCGGGCCCCGGGCCGCGGGGCAGGGGCTCGGCGCGGCTCCCCCGGGCCCGCCGGCCAGGAGCGGGGCATGgtgcccgccccccccccccccgctgtcCCGGCTGGGCACTGGGCTGCCGGCCCCGCTGGCTGCGCTGTCCTGCCGGAGTCCGGCCGCCCGGGCTCCCGGCTCCCGGCTCCCGGCTCCCGGCTCCGGGCTCCCGGCTCCGcggcccccccggcccccggctccccccgcggccccccggccccgggccccccTGCCCCCGGCCCCGGGCTGGGCCCCGGCTGGGCTCGGCTCGGACCCCGGCTCGGGCTCCCTGCGCTGGCGGCTCCGCGCTCCCCTCGGCTCGCCTCACATCCTTGCGGCCGCGGAGCCCGGGCGGCGCTAGATATAGGCTGGCGCGAACCATCGGGCGGCGAGCGGAGGGGTGGCCGCGGAGGGGTGGCCGCCGAGGGGCCCCGCCCGCACCCCGCCCCCCGCCGCAGCGCTTTCAGGCCCCAGCGCCAGCCCGGCTGGTTTCTGGCCTCTTAAAGGGCCCCGCGCCGAGCCCTGGGGCCGCAGCCGCCGGGGAGGAGCGGCCCCTTGACAGGCTCGGAGCCCCGGCTCCAAGGGGGAGCTGGAGGGCCGCCCCCCGGTACCCCGTGGCCACGGGCCTGGAGGCTCCAGCGTCCCGAAAGGATGCGGCATGGGGCCGCGGAGATGGGGCGGCCGCGGAGCAGACGCCCGGGGCCGGCCCCCTGCTGCATGGAAGTCTGCCCCTTGCCCAGGTGGCATCAGCTTCCGCTCCGTCCGGCCCCAGGAGAGCGCGGGACCCCCGAAGGGGAGGGGGGCCCCGAGGGGGAGGGGCCCGAGGGGGAGGGCCCCGAGGGGGAGGAGGGCCGCGAAGGGGAGGGGCCCCGAAGGGGAGCGGGCCCCGAGGGGGAGGGGGGCCCGAGGGGGAGGGGGCCCCGAGGGGGAGGGGGCCAGGGCTCCTCTTCGGCCTTCCCAAGGAAGCCCGCCTTCTCCCCTCTACTGCCAACCACCAGCGCCCTCCTAACCTGGTTGTTCCGGAGGGGCTTAGATTGCCCCCCCCAAAGGAAATTCCTCGAGGGCAGGGACCGATTCCTGTCTATCGCCAGGGCCCGGCACCCCAAGGGCCCCTTCGCCGGTGCTTCTGGATGGGTCACTCATTCAAAGGGAAGAGATCAAAACTGAGCTACGTCCGGAAAGCCCCCCGGACGGGGCCGCCGGCCGCGCCTCATGCGCCCCTCCCTCCCCTTGCCCATTTCATTTCTGGGGGGGCCGATTCTCAGCTGGGTCGTCACTGAGCCAAACTGGGGGTTGGACTCTCCCTAGAATTCCAAATCGCTGGTTCCCGTGGGCGCAGAGCCGGGGCCGCTCCTTCCCTGACACCCGAGTCTGCCCCAAACGAGAGACGGA from Macrotis lagotis isolate mMagLag1 chromosome 6, bilby.v1.9.chrom.fasta, whole genome shotgun sequence encodes:
- the FAM43A gene encoding protein FAM43A codes for the protein MLPWKRSKVELIAEDPGRAAKAKGYAGSLRYSALTSLARACPESALARVGSMFRSRRKKVQISREAPSYGVLYLGNASTLQARGEGCTDLAVGKIWAKSQAGRQGTKMRLSISAQGVRLVPADGAAPPRPGHLYLLHRVTCGAAAPRLPRVFAWVYRHELKHKAVMLRCHAVLASRAAQAQAMALLLYQTSAAALAEFKRLKRRDDARHQQRPAGGPGAPPPPLRRLLRPGPGCYKPPVERSRGAPKLGPITEDPLGEQREQQGPEPPSPDAGGREQDWERARAWDLDRDQDEPALDGDTDADADTDTDTDTDTDGPSDPGRPELSGLLGQLGQLSIGHDARSLRADLRLTRRLSGESTGSESSVESGCRDSGGSPGLANGLEDAGPEPGPG